One stretch of Azotosporobacter soli DNA includes these proteins:
- the smc gene encoding chromosome segregation protein SMC encodes MNLLLRKLEAYGFKSFADKTEIEFGKGITAIVGPNGSGKSNISDAIRWVLGEQSVRTLRGTKMEDVIFAGSSGRRPLGVAEVSLIFDNTDGSLAIDYNEVIITRRVFRSGESEYYINKSACRLKDIHELLADTGLGRDAMTVIGQNKVDEVLNSKPEDRRNFLEEAAGITKYKNRKKDALRRLDDANQNLTRVSDIINELDGQLGPLEESSRRTRQYNELYGELKACQVTVLLHRLEKAAKMVESATLQQTQLAEDDIAFSTALLQKENQRDVMVGALSENERATTALSEAISQADTELERLQGKVAVLQERINHGSKTEERLSNEASGLKRQQSELEKKRQDAQSVIREKRLQLESMRFQAADRQQRCDALSSESQELEHRLENDKNKTLDYLQELVGEKNRHANLEKEIFRLAQRQQELGQEENSIKEQQRVETEQLGQLERQQTEMQRQAESLIERQQDIASRRGQLTEQEFVLRQDEKKCAGRLQERISKQRVLVSMEQEYEGFSRGIRGVLKSNAAWRSGICGAVAQLLDVPERYLTAMEIAMGGALQNLVVESDEIAKGAIRFLKEQNLGRATFLPLNTIRPLKPKENEIQAAKRSGSLGLAAQLVKCDDKYRSVVEFLLGRTIVAETINDALRIAKEFGFSLRIVTLDGELVQPGGALSGGSLGRKDAGLLSRGPEIKRLDAEIQQEKEQLDAIQTQLTKLATASEALALESESCRQEKQGLDVKLAEITVHQSKLTGELRRIEQALTNVANDVAGFITERERLTENRQNAALRIKELEQRDSQHQQAMEDWKSSLSKLQSKREQVQNELTEHKVRIGAGEQELTSLQLGLQQLQAQQDALQERYLALGSERDAQRDETAAAQAALRSAATEIEEGKLQRQEKEEERRKIQGERLELLAQSQQLEKELKDTRRRQQDIQNRLHECQLIHTKYGYEINVCHEQLEQQFGLTEETARPLVREEDSKVLLARSHQLESEIAQLGPINPAAIDEYARVRERYEFLSQQSQDLLTAQEYLLGVIREIDGTMATRFAKAFEEINRHFGEIFAQLFGGGQAALKMVEPGNVLETGVEIIVQPPGKKLQNLVLLSGGERALTVIALLFALLTHRPAPFVVVDEIDAALDEANVDRLSGFLRNYGSDTQFIVVTHRKGTMEAADIIHGITIEESGVSRLVSVKLMDKAAV; translated from the coding sequence ATGAATTTGCTGCTGCGGAAATTAGAAGCTTACGGCTTCAAATCCTTTGCAGATAAGACGGAAATTGAATTCGGCAAGGGGATTACCGCCATTGTTGGTCCTAATGGCAGTGGTAAAAGCAATATTTCCGATGCGATCCGTTGGGTATTGGGCGAACAAAGCGTTCGTACTTTGCGGGGCACTAAGATGGAAGATGTCATTTTTGCCGGCAGCTCTGGGCGCCGGCCGCTTGGCGTTGCTGAGGTATCGCTGATATTTGACAATACCGATGGTTCGTTGGCAATTGATTATAATGAAGTCATTATTACGCGACGAGTATTTCGTTCGGGCGAGAGTGAGTATTACATCAATAAGAGTGCCTGCCGTTTGAAGGATATTCATGAACTGCTGGCCGATACGGGCCTCGGCCGTGACGCGATGACCGTCATCGGCCAAAATAAGGTTGATGAAGTTTTAAATAGCAAACCGGAAGATCGGCGCAACTTTTTAGAAGAAGCAGCGGGCATCACTAAATATAAGAATCGGAAAAAAGATGCGTTGCGCCGCTTGGATGATGCAAATCAAAACTTGACGCGTGTGAGCGATATTATTAACGAACTTGACGGACAACTCGGACCGTTGGAAGAAAGTTCACGCCGGACGCGTCAGTACAATGAATTGTATGGTGAATTAAAAGCATGCCAGGTCACTGTGCTCTTGCATCGTTTAGAAAAGGCGGCCAAGATGGTGGAAAGCGCTACGCTGCAACAGACGCAGCTGGCGGAAGATGACATTGCTTTTTCTACGGCTTTATTGCAAAAGGAAAATCAGCGTGACGTTATGGTTGGTGCACTAAGTGAAAATGAACGGGCGACGACCGCTCTGTCCGAGGCGATCAGTCAGGCTGATACGGAACTGGAGCGTTTGCAGGGCAAAGTAGCGGTGCTTCAGGAACGGATCAATCATGGTTCAAAGACTGAAGAACGTCTGAGTAACGAAGCGAGCGGACTGAAGCGTCAGCAAAGCGAATTGGAGAAGAAACGTCAGGACGCGCAAAGCGTCATCCGCGAAAAACGCTTGCAATTGGAATCGATGCGTTTTCAGGCTGCGGATCGCCAACAACGTTGTGATGCGCTTAGCTCAGAGAGTCAAGAATTGGAACATCGTCTGGAAAACGACAAGAATAAGACGCTCGATTATCTGCAAGAATTGGTCGGTGAAAAGAACCGCCATGCTAACTTGGAAAAAGAAATCTTTCGTCTGGCGCAAAGACAACAGGAACTCGGGCAGGAAGAAAATTCGATAAAAGAACAGCAACGAGTCGAAACAGAGCAGCTTGGCCAACTGGAACGGCAACAGACTGAGATGCAGAGACAGGCGGAAAGTTTAATCGAACGGCAGCAAGATATTGCGTCGCGTCGCGGTCAATTGACGGAACAGGAATTTGTCTTGCGCCAGGATGAAAAAAAATGTGCCGGACGTTTGCAGGAGCGCATTTCCAAACAGCGCGTGCTTGTCAGCATGGAACAGGAATATGAAGGGTTCTCGCGTGGAATTCGTGGCGTGCTTAAAAGCAATGCAGCTTGGCGCAGTGGTATTTGCGGCGCAGTTGCACAATTGCTGGATGTGCCGGAGCGGTATCTGACGGCGATGGAAATCGCGATGGGCGGCGCTTTGCAGAATCTTGTCGTCGAAAGTGATGAAATCGCGAAAGGCGCGATTCGTTTTTTAAAAGAACAGAATTTGGGGCGCGCCACATTTCTGCCGCTGAACACTATTCGTCCGTTGAAGCCGAAGGAGAACGAGATCCAGGCGGCAAAGCGCTCAGGATCATTGGGGCTGGCTGCCCAACTCGTGAAGTGCGATGATAAGTATCGCAGCGTTGTTGAATTTTTGCTTGGCCGGACAATTGTTGCAGAGACGATTAACGATGCTCTTAGAATTGCAAAGGAATTCGGCTTTTCACTACGCATTGTAACGCTCGATGGCGAGCTGGTTCAGCCTGGCGGCGCGTTGTCAGGCGGTAGTCTTGGACGCAAAGACGCGGGGCTGTTAAGCCGGGGGCCGGAAATAAAGCGATTGGATGCTGAAATCCAGCAGGAAAAAGAACAGCTTGACGCCATTCAAACGCAGTTAACGAAGCTGGCGACTGCCAGTGAAGCTCTGGCGCTGGAAAGCGAAAGCTGCCGTCAGGAAAAACAAGGCCTTGACGTAAAGCTAGCGGAAATCACGGTTCATCAAAGCAAGCTGACAGGAGAATTACGCCGCATCGAACAGGCTCTAACTAATGTTGCCAACGATGTGGCCGGATTTATTACGGAACGGGAACGTCTGACGGAAAATCGCCAGAATGCTGCGCTGCGAATCAAAGAACTGGAACAACGCGACTCGCAACACCAGCAGGCGATGGAGGATTGGAAAAGTTCACTCAGCAAACTGCAAAGCAAACGCGAGCAGGTGCAAAACGAGTTGACGGAGCATAAAGTTCGCATCGGCGCAGGCGAACAGGAATTGACCTCATTGCAGCTTGGTTTGCAGCAATTGCAGGCGCAGCAGGATGCTTTGCAGGAACGTTACTTGGCGCTCGGAAGCGAGCGTGATGCGCAGCGTGATGAAACTGCGGCGGCACAAGCTGCGTTGCGTAGTGCTGCGACCGAGATTGAAGAAGGCAAGTTGCAGCGTCAGGAAAAAGAAGAAGAGCGCCGTAAGATCCAAGGCGAACGCTTGGAACTCTTGGCGCAGAGTCAACAGCTGGAAAAAGAATTGAAGGACACGCGGCGTCGGCAGCAGGATATTCAAAATCGGCTGCATGAATGCCAGTTAATTCATACGAAATACGGCTACGAAATTAATGTCTGCCATGAACAGCTGGAGCAGCAGTTTGGTCTGACGGAGGAAACGGCTCGGCCGTTGGTGCGTGAGGAAGACAGCAAAGTGCTGTTGGCGCGCAGTCACCAGTTGGAAAGCGAAATTGCGCAACTTGGTCCGATTAATCCGGCGGCGATTGATGAATATGCCAGAGTGCGGGAGCGCTATGAATTCCTTAGCCAACAGAGTCAGGACTTGCTGACGGCGCAGGAATATCTGCTTGGCGTTATTAGAGAAATTGACGGGACGATGGCGACGCGATTTGCCAAGGCGTTTGAAGAAATCAATCGTCACTTTGGCGAAATCTTTGCACAGCTGTTCGGCGGCGGTCAGGCGGCGCTCAAGATGGTGGAACCCGGTAATGTCCTGGAGACCGGCGTTGAAATTATTGTGCAGCCGCCGGGTAAAAAACTGCAGAACTTAGTGTTGCTGTCAGGCGGTGAACGGGCTTTGACCGTTATCGCGCTTTTGTTTGCGTTGCTTACGCATCGTCCGGCGCCGTTTGTTGTGGTCGATGAAATCGATGCAGCACTTGACGAGGCCAATGTCGATCGATTGAGCGGTTTTTTGCGAAACTACGGCAGCGATACGCAATTCATCGTGGTTACGCATCGTAAAGGCACGATGGAAGCTGCGGATATTATTCACGGAATTACAATTGAGGAGTCGGGCGTCTCTCGCCTGGTTTCAGTAAAACTGATGGATAAGGCTGCTGTTTGA
- a CDS encoding stage V sporulation protein S, producing the protein MDVLKVSAQSNPKSVAGALAAVLREQGTAEVQAVGAGAVNQAIKAVAIARGFVAPNGIDLISIPAFAEIAIDGEERTAIRFIVEPR; encoded by the coding sequence GTGGATGTTCTCAAAGTATCTGCACAATCCAATCCGAAATCTGTAGCAGGGGCGTTAGCAGCGGTTTTACGGGAACAAGGAACTGCAGAGGTTCAAGCAGTCGGGGCCGGTGCAGTCAATCAGGCGATCAAAGCTGTGGCCATTGCACGAGGTTTTGTCGCACCGAATGGCATTGACTTGATTTCCATTCCGGCCTTTGCTGAAATTGCCATTGATGGCGAGGAACGCACTGCAATTCGTTTTATTGTTGAGCCGAGGTAG
- a CDS encoding elongator complex protein 3, translating to MSPFIIPLFIPHQGCPHTCSFCNQRTLTGITCPMSVAEGERIIDEQLSWKRKTVEQAVEIAFYGGSFTGLPGEQQEKFLALAARYVTTGKVQGVRLSTRPDYLNDAVIERLRRYGVNTVEIGVQSLDATVLQLAQRGHAAEAAQEARLRLRASSIRCGFQLLLGLPGEDWKSWLKTVQETCRIRPDFIRIYPTIVLAGTELEKLYSKGEYRPLLLHEAVERAAYAKAIFQREGIPVIRIGLQDSSELRQVGRIVAGPFHAAFGEMVESHLFQQVLSDLCGQHERQFGLIRCLELGHHAKDVSQIRGNKNNNIQCLQKRYNIGKIIMYETKTPKGQLLAKIDDWRYVINKKNIK from the coding sequence ATGAGTCCATTTATCATTCCTCTCTTCATTCCACATCAGGGCTGTCCGCATACCTGCAGTTTTTGCAATCAGAGAACACTGACGGGAATAACGTGCCCGATGAGTGTGGCGGAAGGGGAACGGATTATCGATGAGCAGCTGAGCTGGAAACGAAAAACGGTCGAGCAAGCGGTAGAAATTGCTTTTTATGGCGGCAGTTTTACGGGACTTCCGGGTGAGCAGCAGGAAAAATTTCTCGCACTGGCGGCGCGCTATGTTACCACAGGAAAAGTGCAAGGAGTTCGATTATCGACAAGGCCGGATTATTTGAATGATGCTGTGATTGAGCGACTTAGGCGTTATGGCGTAAACACGGTCGAAATCGGAGTGCAAAGCTTGGATGCTACAGTGTTGCAATTAGCACAGCGCGGTCATGCTGCAGAGGCGGCGCAGGAAGCGAGACTGCGTTTGCGCGCGAGCTCTATTCGTTGCGGTTTTCAATTGTTGTTGGGCTTGCCGGGAGAAGATTGGAAAAGCTGGCTTAAGACGGTTCAGGAAACATGCCGAATCAGGCCGGATTTTATCCGTATCTATCCGACTATTGTTCTTGCAGGAACGGAACTCGAAAAGCTTTATAGTAAAGGAGAGTACCGCCCCTTGCTGCTGCATGAGGCCGTAGAGAGGGCTGCTTATGCGAAAGCAATCTTTCAGCGTGAGGGAATTCCTGTCATTCGCATCGGCTTACAAGACAGCAGTGAGTTGCGTCAAGTAGGACGAATCGTTGCTGGGCCGTTTCATGCGGCGTTTGGTGAAATGGTAGAAAGTCATTTGTTTCAGCAGGTGCTTAGTGATTTATGTGGTCAACATGAACGACAGTTTGGTTTGATTCGTTGTTTGGAGTTAGGTCACCATGCGAAAGATGTTTCGCAAATTAGAGGCAATAAAAATAATAATATCCAATGTTTGCAAAAGAGATATAATATTGGTAAAATAATTATGTACGAAACGAAAACCCCCAAAGGTCAGCTATTGGCGAAAATTGACGATTGGCGTTATGTAATAAATAAAAAAAATATTAAATAA
- the rnc gene encoding ribonuclease III: MAGVCLVRQQQLIQWGQDAGLQFADWRLLHQALTHSSYANECRQGQGDHNERLEFLGDAVLDLIISERLFSILKQLPEGELTKARAFIVCETTLAKAAVKIKLGSVLYLGRGEEVTGGRQRASILADAFEAVIGALYLDGGIEAARSFVLCHLDSFLCQVKDGRYGKDYKTLLQETVQRQGEVSIHYEIVTASGPDHNKSFEAAVQINGNQLGCGNGKSKKEAEQQAARQALMQLDVLRAE; the protein is encoded by the coding sequence ATGGCTGGAGTATGTCTGGTTAGGCAGCAACAATTGATTCAATGGGGACAAGACGCCGGTCTGCAGTTTGCAGACTGGCGGTTGTTGCATCAAGCGCTTACGCACAGTTCATATGCCAACGAGTGCCGTCAAGGACAGGGCGATCATAATGAACGACTGGAGTTCCTTGGCGATGCAGTTTTGGATTTGATTATCAGTGAACGTCTTTTTTCCATATTGAAGCAGTTGCCAGAGGGGGAGCTTACGAAGGCGCGCGCTTTCATTGTATGCGAAACGACGCTGGCTAAAGCGGCGGTCAAAATAAAACTAGGCTCTGTGCTGTATCTAGGACGTGGAGAAGAAGTCACTGGCGGCCGGCAACGCGCCTCCATTTTGGCAGATGCGTTTGAAGCCGTCATCGGTGCGTTGTATCTTGACGGCGGAATTGAAGCGGCGCGCAGTTTTGTCCTTTGCCATCTGGATTCTTTTTTGTGCCAGGTTAAGGATGGACGCTACGGCAAGGATTACAAGACCTTGTTGCAGGAAACCGTGCAGCGGCAAGGCGAAGTAAGCATTCATTATGAAATCGTTACGGCCTCGGGCCCGGATCATAATAAAAGTTTTGAAGCGGCGGTTCAAATAAACGGCAATCAATTGGGTTGCGGCAATGGAAAAAGCAAGAAAGAGGCGGAACAGCAGGCTGCGCGTCAAGCGCTAATGCAACTCGATGTCTTGCGGGCCGAATAG
- the fabF gene encoding beta-ketoacyl-ACP synthase II, protein MNKRVVVTGLGAVTPIGIGKDAYWQALLAGKSGIGPITRFDATDFSTQIAGEVKDFDPSLYIDKKEAKRMDRFTQFAVAASKMALEDCGIELEQEDRTRIGTMIGAGIGGMDTLNDQFRTLFEKGPGRVSPFFVPMMIGNMAAGQTSISFGLQGPCSCVVTACASGTNAIGDAFKIIERGDADVMLAGGTEAAISPIAMAGFCSMKAMSTRNDDPLKASRPFDKDRDGFVMGEGAGILVLESLEHAMARGAKIYAEISGYGTNADAYHITAVAPGGVQAARCMEQAIRDAGIEPSDVDYINAHGTSTGLNDKNETMAIKALFGEHAAKLAVSSTKSMTGHLLGAAGGIEAIASILAITESMVPPTINYETPDEEMDLDYVPNTARQREVNVAISNSFGFGGHNATVLFRKYQG, encoded by the coding sequence GTGAATAAACGCGTTGTTGTAACCGGCTTAGGCGCGGTGACTCCGATTGGTATCGGTAAAGATGCATATTGGCAGGCCTTACTTGCCGGAAAATCGGGGATTGGTCCGATTACCCGCTTTGATGCTACTGATTTTAGCACTCAAATTGCCGGTGAAGTAAAAGATTTTGACCCATCATTGTATATTGATAAAAAAGAAGCAAAACGGATGGACCGTTTTACGCAATTTGCCGTGGCTGCCAGTAAGATGGCGCTTGAAGATTGCGGCATCGAGTTGGAGCAGGAAGATCGTACCCGAATCGGTACGATGATCGGCGCAGGCATTGGCGGTATGGATACTTTAAACGATCAGTTTCGGACTTTGTTTGAAAAAGGGCCGGGGCGTGTTAGTCCTTTCTTCGTACCGATGATGATTGGCAATATGGCAGCTGGGCAAACCTCGATTTCTTTCGGGCTGCAAGGGCCTTGTAGTTGCGTGGTCACAGCCTGCGCCAGCGGTACCAATGCAATTGGCGACGCGTTTAAGATTATTGAACGCGGTGATGCCGATGTTATGTTGGCAGGCGGTACGGAAGCGGCTATTTCGCCGATTGCGATGGCTGGTTTTTGTTCGATGAAAGCGATGTCCACTCGCAATGATGATCCCTTAAAAGCTTCCCGTCCGTTTGACAAAGACCGTGATGGTTTTGTCATGGGCGAAGGCGCCGGCATCCTTGTACTGGAATCCTTGGAGCATGCAATGGCGCGCGGCGCAAAAATATATGCTGAAATCAGCGGTTACGGCACGAATGCAGATGCGTATCACATTACGGCTGTTGCACCGGGCGGCGTTCAAGCGGCTCGCTGTATGGAACAGGCGATACGCGATGCGGGCATTGAACCAAGTGATGTTGACTACATCAATGCACATGGTACGTCGACTGGCCTGAATGACAAAAACGAAACGATGGCAATCAAAGCTTTGTTTGGCGAACACGCCGCTAAGTTGGCGGTCAGCTCAACCAAGTCGATGACCGGACACCTGCTGGGAGCAGCCGGCGGTATTGAAGCAATCGCTTCTATCCTAGCCATTACCGAGAGCATGGTTCCGCCGACCATTAACTATGAGACTCCGGATGAAGAGATGGATTTAGACTATGTGCCAAATACGGCCCGTCAAAGGGAAGTTAATGTCGCGATATCCAACTCGTTTGGATTCGGCGGCCATAATGCCACCGTCCTGTTCCGGAAGTATCAAGGCTAA
- a CDS encoding nitronate monooxygenase: MNLPELKIGKLIAKIPVVQGGMAIRISTSRLAAAVAEEGGIGLIAASGMSFDELRKEIRMARSMTKGIIGINAMVAAREFAGLVKTAIEEGIDLVVAGAGFSRDMFALGKESGTPIVPIVSSVKLARISQTLGASAVIVEGKEAGGHLGTDQSMKILVPDIKKAVDIPVIAAGGVMTGQDIVDAFSLGADGVQMGTRFAASEESNAAPALKEFYLKAGLEDVVLIHSPVGLPGRALTNPFAEKILDGTVPQPDSCDACLKHCEKTFCIIKALIRAQQGDVESGLVFTGEYIHKIKEILSVKEIFQQLMTEVAAVK; the protein is encoded by the coding sequence TTGAATCTTCCGGAACTTAAAATAGGAAAACTGATTGCAAAAATTCCTGTTGTCCAGGGCGGCATGGCGATTCGTATATCGACGTCCCGACTGGCAGCGGCTGTCGCCGAGGAAGGCGGTATTGGCCTGATTGCCGCATCGGGCATGAGTTTTGATGAATTGCGGAAAGAAATACGTATGGCTCGTTCAATGACAAAAGGTATCATAGGTATTAATGCAATGGTTGCGGCCCGCGAATTTGCCGGCCTGGTTAAAACCGCCATTGAAGAAGGTATTGATCTTGTTGTAGCGGGAGCTGGATTCTCCCGGGATATGTTTGCATTGGGTAAAGAATCGGGTACGCCAATCGTTCCCATTGTCTCTTCAGTAAAACTGGCGCGCATTTCGCAAACCTTGGGTGCGTCGGCGGTTATTGTCGAGGGCAAGGAAGCAGGCGGCCATTTAGGCACGGACCAGTCGATGAAAATCCTGGTTCCGGATATAAAGAAAGCGGTGGACATACCGGTGATTGCAGCCGGTGGCGTCATGACCGGTCAAGATATAGTAGACGCTTTCAGCTTAGGTGCCGACGGTGTGCAGATGGGTACACGGTTTGCGGCGAGCGAGGAGTCTAATGCAGCGCCTGCGTTGAAAGAATTCTATCTGAAAGCTGGGCTTGAAGATGTGGTTCTGATACATAGTCCGGTAGGTTTGCCGGGACGTGCGCTGACAAACCCCTTTGCTGAGAAAATTCTGGATGGTACTGTTCCGCAGCCCGATTCCTGCGATGCGTGTTTGAAGCATTGCGAAAAGACGTTCTGCATTATCAAGGCGTTGATTCGCGCACAACAAGGTGATGTAGAATCGGGACTGGTCTTTACCGGTGAGTACATCCATAAAATAAAAGAAATTCTTTCCGTAAAGGAAATCTTCCAGCAATTGATGACAGAGGTTGCTGCGGTAAAATAA
- a CDS encoding acyl carrier protein, which yields MTTFEKVKQIAVEQLGVEEADVNMDSTFIDDLGADSLDIVELIMAFEEEFGIEIPDEIAEKIKAVKDAVEYIEKEKQA from the coding sequence GTGACAACGTTCGAAAAAGTAAAACAAATCGCTGTAGAGCAACTTGGCGTTGAAGAAGCTGATGTAAACATGGATTCGACTTTCATCGATGATCTGGGTGCTGATTCTCTGGATATCGTTGAGCTGATCATGGCTTTTGAAGAAGAATTCGGCATTGAGATTCCTGATGAAATTGCCGAAAAAATCAAAGCTGTAAAAGATGCTGTTGAATACATCGAAAAAGAAAAGCAAGCCTAA
- the fabG gene encoding 3-oxoacyl-[acyl-carrier-protein] reductase produces the protein MLLDGKVALVTGGSRGIGRAVALELAGAGAKVVINYAGNAAAAQEVVNAIESNGGAAIAVQADVANGEAVEVLVKQAMDTFGRIDILVNNAGITRDGLLMRMKEDDWDAVMDTNLKGVFHCTKAVSRIMMKQRYGRIINMTSVVGIMGNAGQANYAAAKAGVIGFTKSMAKELASRSITVNAIAPGYIATDMTAVLSEQIRTEMAEKIPAGRLGAPEDIAAAALFLASDSAAYITGQTLNVDGGMVM, from the coding sequence ATGCTTTTAGACGGAAAAGTGGCCCTTGTAACTGGCGGTTCGCGCGGCATCGGTAGGGCGGTTGCGCTTGAATTGGCTGGTGCCGGAGCTAAAGTTGTTATCAACTATGCAGGCAATGCGGCAGCGGCGCAAGAAGTTGTGAACGCGATTGAAAGTAACGGCGGAGCGGCAATTGCCGTGCAGGCTGATGTGGCAAATGGCGAAGCGGTAGAGGTTTTAGTAAAACAGGCAATGGATACTTTTGGTCGGATTGACATCCTAGTGAATAATGCGGGCATTACGCGCGATGGTTTGTTGATGCGAATGAAAGAAGACGACTGGGATGCGGTTATGGATACGAATTTAAAAGGCGTCTTCCACTGCACGAAGGCTGTTTCACGCATCATGATGAAGCAACGCTATGGCCGAATTATCAATATGACATCCGTCGTCGGGATCATGGGCAATGCCGGGCAGGCTAATTATGCGGCTGCCAAGGCTGGCGTCATTGGCTTCACGAAATCCATGGCAAAGGAACTGGCTTCGCGCAGTATCACCGTGAATGCGATTGCTCCTGGTTATATCGCTACCGACATGACGGCGGTCTTGTCTGAGCAGATCCGTACCGAAATGGCGGAGAAAATTCCTGCCGGACGCCTGGGGGCGCCGGAAGATATAGCTGCGGCGGCGCTCTTTCTTGCGTCGGACTCTGCTGCTTACATCACTGGTCAAACATTGAATGTCGATGGCGGCATGGTAATGTAA